The stretch of DNA GACAGGGTCGGGGAACCGTCAACGTCGTCGTCGGGACGACGCGGGCGCTCGAGCCGGGCGCGCTGGCGAACCTGATCGCGGTCGCCGCGGAGGCGAAGGCGGCGACGCTGCTCGCCGAAATCGGGTTTCCGGGCACGACCACGGACGCGATCGTCGCCGGCCACGACCCGTCGGGGTCGCCGGCGGCGTTCTCGGGCAGCGGCACCGAGGTCGGCGCGGCGACGCGCGCCTGCGTCCGGGACGCCGTTCGGGCGTCGCTCGCCGCACACTACGCGGCCGTCGATGCGGACCCGCCGGAATCGGTCGCGGACGCGACGTACGGCGTCTCGACGGACGGCCGGGCCGAGGTGTTTCGTCCGCCGGCCGATGACGGCTGGTCCGAACCCCACAGTTAACCCGTCGCGATTCCTACCGACGATCGATGGCCGAGGACGACGATCCGTCAGCGATCCGCTCGCTCGCGCTGTCGCCGGCAGACGCCGCCGACGCCTACGTGTACAGTCGGGAGAACCCGGGCGAGGCCGTCCTCCGGGTCACCCCGCCGTTCCACGGCCGGATGCGGGCCAGAATTCACGTCTACCACGTCGACGACACCGAACTGACGGGCGCGATCCACCTCTCGCCCGACGACGTCATCGCGGACGAGGTCCTCGACGACTACCCCGACCTCGAGTCGCGGCTCGACGACGCGGCCACCGAGGACGCCGATCGGATCCGCGAGCGCCACGCAGCGGCCGTCGCGGACTGGCAAGCGCGCGCCCGTGAGGCCATCGTCGACGCGGCGACGATCGAGACCGACGACGGGTCACACCGCGTCGAACTCAAGTCGCTCGGGTAGCGAGAACGCGAACGCGATGACCGCTCCGTCCGGGAGCGTCCCGCTGTCTCGTACTTTCACTTTCACTCCGGACGGATCGGTTTGACGTACTCTCGGTCGAACTGAAACGTATGCCACTGATCGCCGAGCAGACCGACGAACGGGCCGATCGAGACGCGGCGACCGACCGCCACGAGTCCCGGTCACCAGTCGACGGGACGGAGCGATCGGACGGACAGCGTCGCCGGATCGATGTCACGGACGTCCACACCGCAGGCATCGACGAGTACGTCCGGGCGAACGTCGACACCGACGCCGTCTCGCTCGAGCACCGCGGCGGCCGGACGTACCTGTTGCTCGAGGAGTGAGCGACGACGGCTCGAGTTCGAGTCGGCGAGCGCGGGTGCGGAAACGGGCCGTGACCGCTACCGCGAGCGCATCCGATCTCGAAGCCGCCGCGGGAGTCGTTCCCGTTTTCGATCGGTCCAGCCGGCCGAATCGGTCGGAATCGAGACCGGTCCCCCGCACCGTTTTGCGTCGGTCCGTATACGACAACGTTTACGGCGACCACTCGACCGGTTCGGGCTGGAACGCGCCGACTCGCGACTCGGGGTTCGCTCGGGAGTACCTCGAGGGCGTCTGCCGGTGACCGTCGCTGCGCAGTCACCGCTTTGGGACGCCGCTCATTTCTCCGGCGAAAGAAATCGGCGGCCGATCGGAGTTGGGGGAAGAAGTCGGCGGCCGATCAGAGCCGCTGGAGTCGGATTTCGTCGTCAGTGATCGACTCGACGTGGTCGTCGTCGAGCGGATACGTCTCCTCGTCGTGGTCGCCCCAGCCGAGTTTCGATTTGATCGTGTCGGTCATCCCGGGATCGGGATCGATGTGGGCGGTGCCACCGCTGACGTTTTTCACCATGCCGATCTCGTCTCCGTTCGCGTTGACGACGCGTTTCCCTTCGTCGTCGTCTGTGAAGCTAGCGCACATGCAGATCCCCCTCCATCGAGTAGTCGCGTATAGACTGGCCCTGCATCTGCACCGAATCGTGACCGCCGCGGTCTCCGGAGGGTCTGCCGGCCCTCGAATCGCCGGCCGCTCGATCAGTGCCGCCGGAGCCGAATCTCGTCGCCGGTGACCTCGTCGACGGGGTCCTCGTCGAGTCGATAGTTCTCCATCCCGTCCGCGACGTCCCGGTCGCGACGCGGCCGCGACTTGATCGAGTCCGTCATCTCCGGTCCGGGTTCGACCCACGCGACGCCCGCCTCGACGTCTCGAACGACGTCGGTATCCTCCGGCCGGTACTCGAGCGTGCCGTTCCGATCGAACCGGTCCGCAACCAAACCGGTACCACTAATCTCCCGGAATCGAGACCGCCGGTAATGAAACTCGCGCGGATCGCGACGGACGACGGACCGGTCGCCGGACGGTACGAAGACGGCGTCGTGCACACGGACGACGGCGTCTACGAGGTCGGAGCGGACGGGGACTTCCTGCCGCCCTGCGAGCCGTCGGCGCTGTACTGCGTCGGCCGGAACTTCGCGGCGACGCTCGATCAGATGGCGTACGAGCAACCCGACGAACCCGATTTCTTCGTCAAGCCCCCGGCGTCGCTCGTCGGTCACGAGGATTCGATTCCGTACCCCGCCTTCAGCGACGAGGTGACCTACGCCGGCGAACTCGCGGCCGTCATCGACGAACCATGCCGGAACGTTTCCGAAGACGAGGTGCCCGAGGTCGTCCGCGGCTACACGATCTTGAACGATATGGACGCGCTCGACCAGGGCGGCCGAACGGCCCGGAAGGCGTTCGACGCCTCCGGCCCGCTCGGCCCGTGGATCGAGACCGCCGTCGACCCGACCGCGATCGACATGCACACCGACGTGGCCGGCGAGCGCCGTCAGGAAGCGAACACCGAACTGATGCTGTTCGACCCCCACGAGGTCGTCTCGTATCTCTCCCGCCGGTTCACCTTCCGCCCTGGCGACGTAATTTCCTTCGGCAGCCCCGCGAACCCCGGCCTCGTCGAACCCGGGGACACCGTCGAGATCACCTACGAGGGCGTCGGCACGCTCCGGAACACGGTCGTCGACTCGAGCGAACGGGAGCGCCTGCCGCTCGAGTCCGGAGAAACCCGTCCGTAGTACCCTCCTTCGGTGCGGTCCAGCATCCCGATCCACTCCACCGACGGGTGGGAACGAAAGCATCAGGGGCTTGCAGGACGCCGGTGAATACCGTGGCCTCTCGGCGGAGTGCGACGGAGAAGTCGGGTAGAAAGGCACTTGGGGACGACCCGCCTCTCCACAGTCGTGAGCGCTGACCAACGGCGGCGCGTCGAAGTCTACCCCGACCGCGAGGTCGTCGTCGAGTTCGATCCCGACCTCACCTTCGAGTGCGTCGACGACTGTACGTGGTGCTGTCACCACGGCGTGCTCCTCTACGACCGGGACCTCCTCGAGTTGGCCCAGCGAGCGAACCTCGCCGAGACCACGACGGACTTTCGCGGCGAGAAGTTCGTCACCCGCGAGCCGAAAGACCGCGACGACCACGTCGGCGAGGACGGTTCGGCCTGCGCGTTCCTCCGGGAGGACGGCCTCTGTTCGCTCCACCTCGAGGCGGACTGGAAACCGACCCGGTGTTCCGTCTTTCCGCTGGGCGTCTGGCGCGAGGACGGCGACCTCCACGTCGACATTCGGGAGTCGGCCCACGAGCACTGCGAAGGGCTGAACGTCAGCGAACGAAGCGTTATCGACAACCTCGAGGCCTTCCTGCCGGAGCTGCTGTGGGAACTCGAGAACCCGGATTCGGATCGCGAACTGTAGTCGTCCAGCCGAAACGTATCCGTTCTGCGAATTGTCACGATCGCGTCCCGATCCGGACGATACGTGAACGGATTTACAGGAGAACGGTGTACGGTAGCACGCCTCCCCGACAATTTAAACGTCTACCGCACGTAGTCGAACTGTGACAGAAGACTCCGGGCGACGGAACCTCCGTATGCCCAACAGCGATGAAGTATTCGCCGTCGTAACCGAACACCTCGG from Natrinema salaciae encodes:
- a CDS encoding YkgJ family cysteine cluster protein; amino-acid sequence: MSADQRRRVEVYPDREVVVEFDPDLTFECVDDCTWCCHHGVLLYDRDLLELAQRANLAETTTDFRGEKFVTREPKDRDDHVGEDGSACAFLREDGLCSLHLEADWKPTRCSVFPLGVWREDGDLHVDIRESAHEHCEGLNVSERSVIDNLEAFLPELLWELENPDSDREL
- a CDS encoding PRC-barrel domain-containing protein is translated as MCASFTDDDEGKRVVNANGDEIGMVKNVSGGTAHIDPDPGMTDTIKSKLGWGDHDEETYPLDDDHVESITDDEIRLQRL
- a CDS encoding fumarylacetoacetate hydrolase family protein, with translation MKLARIATDDGPVAGRYEDGVVHTDDGVYEVGADGDFLPPCEPSALYCVGRNFAATLDQMAYEQPDEPDFFVKPPASLVGHEDSIPYPAFSDEVTYAGELAAVIDEPCRNVSEDEVPEVVRGYTILNDMDALDQGGRTARKAFDASGPLGPWIETAVDPTAIDMHTDVAGERRQEANTELMLFDPHEVVSYLSRRFTFRPGDVISFGSPANPGLVEPGDTVEITYEGVGTLRNTVVDSSERERLPLESGETRP